Proteins from one Algicella marina genomic window:
- a CDS encoding thiamine phosphate synthase → MADADRPQIYLITPARFELSRFEAELGRVLDGVEIACVRLAMETREADEIARAADVLREVAHKRDVPLVIDAHWKLVETLGLDGVHLGDGARQVREVRKALDSEAVVGAFCGSSRHAGMTAGEIGADYISFGPVTADPMLGDGEVAAHETFAWWSEMIELPVVAEGGLTPELARTLAPVVDFFALGAEVWETDDALAALKGYAEL, encoded by the coding sequence ATGGCTGATGCTGACAGACCCCAGATATACCTGATCACCCCTGCCCGGTTCGAACTCTCGCGGTTCGAGGCGGAACTGGGCCGGGTTCTCGACGGGGTGGAGATTGCTTGTGTGCGGCTGGCGATGGAGACCAGAGAGGCAGACGAGATCGCCAGGGCGGCGGACGTGCTGCGCGAAGTCGCGCACAAGCGCGATGTTCCGCTGGTGATCGACGCCCACTGGAAGCTGGTGGAGACGCTGGGACTGGACGGAGTGCATCTGGGCGACGGCGCACGGCAGGTACGCGAAGTGCGCAAGGCGCTGGACAGTGAGGCGGTGGTCGGCGCGTTCTGTGGTTCTTCACGCCACGCGGGGATGACGGCTGGCGAGATCGGGGCGGATTACATTTCCTTCGGTCCGGTGACGGCTGACCCGATGCTGGGCGACGGCGAGGTGGCGGCGCACGAAACCTTCGCCTGGTGGAGCGAGATGATCGAACTGCCGGTGGTGGCCGAGGGAGGGCTGACACCGGAGTTGGCGCGGACCCTGGCACCGGTGGTGGATTTCTTCGCGCTGGGGGCGGAAGTCTGGGAAACGGACGACGCGCTGGCGGCGCTGAAGGGCTATGCCGAACTCTGA
- a CDS encoding pyridoxamine 5'-phosphate oxidase family protein, whose amino-acid sequence MQKFDVAPEHVVQDEAGLRALFPPTHDLAAKKCLSALDRHAQDFIRRSPFLCLGTQDMDGRADVSPRGDPAGFVQILDERTLAIPDRPGNNRLDSLANIIANPTVGLLFLVPGYDETLRVNGQASLVTEPALLERMSVQERLPRLAIVVQVQEVFLHCAKAFRRSHLWDPEHLQDRREMPSLAKIILDQTTGAPEDTEEMQRIDEDLEVEYRKSMY is encoded by the coding sequence GTGCAGAAATTTGACGTAGCGCCGGAACACGTGGTGCAGGACGAGGCCGGACTGCGGGCGCTGTTTCCGCCGACGCATGACCTGGCGGCGAAAAAATGCCTCTCGGCGCTGGACAGACATGCGCAGGACTTCATCCGCCGGTCGCCATTTCTGTGCCTCGGGACGCAGGACATGGACGGGCGGGCGGATGTCAGCCCGCGGGGCGACCCGGCGGGTTTTGTGCAGATTCTCGACGAGAGGACGCTGGCGATTCCGGATCGGCCGGGGAACAACCGTCTGGACAGCCTTGCAAATATCATCGCCAATCCGACGGTGGGACTGCTGTTCCTCGTGCCCGGATATGACGAGACGCTGCGGGTAAACGGCCAGGCCTCGCTGGTGACGGAGCCTGCACTGCTGGAGCGGATGAGCGTGCAGGAGCGGTTGCCGCGTCTGGCGATCGTCGTGCAGGTGCAGGAGGTGTTTCTGCACTGTGCCAAGGCGTTCCGACGCTCTCACCTGTGGGATCCTGAGCATTTGCAGGACCGGCGGGAGATGCCATCTCTGGCCAAGATCATTCTCGACCAGACCACCGGGGCGCCCGAGGACACCGAGGAGATGCAGCGGATCGACGAGGACCTTGAAGTGGAATACCGCAAGTCGATGTACTGA